In Flavobacteriaceae bacterium, the following proteins share a genomic window:
- the leuC gene encoding 3-isopropylmalate dehydratase large subunit: MKKTLFDKVWDTHIVDSIKNGPQILYIDKHLIHEVTSPQAFKELEERKIPIFRPQQIVATADHNTPTLNQHLPIQDKLSKKQLEQLSSNCTKNNILLFELSHKYNGIVHVMAPELGITQPGMTIVCGDSHTSTHGAFGAIAFGIGTSQVAQVFASQCLLLTKPKSLRITVSGTLNKGVLPKDVILYIISKVGTNAGTGYFCEYAGNVFENMSMEGRMTVCNMSIEMGARGGMIAPDETTFEYVKGRKFAPKESAFDQKVAYWKTLPTDVGATFDKEYFFEAEDIEPMITYGTNPGMGIKVSGTIPTSEDISLKKSLKYMDFKVGESLINKPINYVFIGSCTNSRIEDFRIAANYIKGKQKAKNVTAWLVPGSKQVEAQIVNEGLKTVFETAGFELRQPGCSACLAMNDDKIPQGEYCVSTSNRNFEGRQGQGSRTILASPLIAAATAIEGKIIDITKQLN, encoded by the coding sequence ATGAAAAAGACATTATTTGATAAAGTTTGGGATACACATATTGTTGATTCAATTAAAAACGGACCGCAAATATTATATATTGACAAACATTTAATCCACGAAGTTACAAGTCCGCAAGCTTTTAAAGAATTAGAAGAACGTAAAATTCCAATTTTTAGACCTCAACAGATTGTAGCTACTGCAGATCATAACACACCAACACTAAATCAGCATTTACCTATACAGGATAAATTATCTAAAAAACAACTTGAGCAACTCTCTTCAAACTGTACCAAAAATAACATCTTGCTTTTTGAATTAAGTCATAAATACAATGGTATTGTACATGTTATGGCGCCAGAATTAGGCATTACCCAACCTGGAATGACTATAGTTTGTGGTGATAGTCACACCTCAACACATGGTGCTTTTGGAGCAATAGCTTTCGGCATTGGTACAAGTCAAGTTGCTCAAGTTTTTGCTAGTCAATGTTTATTACTAACAAAACCTAAAAGTTTACGTATTACAGTAAGTGGTACTCTTAATAAAGGTGTGCTTCCTAAAGATGTTATTCTCTATATTATTTCTAAAGTAGGTACTAACGCAGGTACAGGATATTTTTGTGAATATGCAGGGAATGTGTTTGAAAATATGAGTATGGAAGGGCGTATGACCGTATGTAATATGAGTATAGAAATGGGAGCACGTGGTGGAATGATTGCGCCAGATGAAACTACTTTTGAGTATGTAAAAGGAAGAAAGTTTGCTCCAAAAGAAAGTGCTTTTGACCAAAAAGTAGCTTACTGGAAAACTTTACCTACAGATGTAGGCGCCACCTTTGATAAAGAATACTTTTTTGAAGCAGAAGATATAGAGCCAATGATAACTTATGGTACAAATCCTGGAATGGGAATTAAAGTTTCAGGAACAATCCCAACATCAGAGGATATCTCGTTAAAAAAGTCATTGAAGTATATGGACTTTAAAGTTGGTGAATCTTTAATAAATAAACCTATTAATTATGTATTTATAGGCAGTTGCACTAATTCTAGAATTGAAGATTTTAGGATTGCAGCTAATTATATAAAAGGAAAACAAAAAGCGAAAAATGTAACAGCTTGGCTTGTTCCTGGTAGCAAACAAGTAGAAGCACAAATTGTAAACGAAGGTTTAAAAACAGTTTTTGAAACTGCTGGATTTGAATTACGCCAACCTGGATGTTCTGCTTGTTTGGCTATGAATGATGATAAAATCCCGCAAGGCGAATATTGTGTATCTACTTCAAATAGAAATTTCGAAGGGCGTCAAGGGCAAGGGTCGCGAACAATTTTAGCAAGCCCCTTAATTGCAGCAGCCACAGCTATTGAAGGTAAAATTATTGATATTACAAAACAATTAAACTAA
- the leuB gene encoding 3-isopropylmalate dehydrogenase, with the protein MILKIAVLPGDGIGPEVTTQAVKVLKAIALEFDHTFSFDYAPVGAIAINKYNSPLPDDTLNLCKASDAILFGAIGDPKYDNDPSAEIRPEQGLLKLRKELELYTNIRPVKAYETLLNKSPLKRNIIEGTDISIYRELTGGIYFGERKLSDDGNTASDLCKYSRLEIERIAYLAFKAAQSRKNKLTLIDKANVLESSRLWRKVVTEIAEDFPDVTLNFLFVDNAAMQMILNPKQFDVILTENMFGDIISDEASVIGGSIGLLASASVGDRYALFEPIHGSYPQATGKNIANPVASILSAAMLLDHFELYNEADIIRKGVEKSLQLHITTPDLNTETDTITTSKVGDFIEDFISNPEDSNHNFLNIHLGKSTII; encoded by the coding sequence ATGATATTAAAAATAGCTGTTCTACCAGGTGATGGCATAGGTCCAGAAGTTACTACACAAGCTGTTAAAGTATTAAAAGCTATCGCATTAGAATTTGACCATACTTTTAGCTTTGATTACGCTCCAGTAGGAGCCATAGCTATCAATAAATATAACTCTCCTCTTCCTGATGATACACTTAATCTGTGTAAAGCTTCTGACGCTATTTTATTTGGAGCTATTGGAGATCCAAAATATGACAATGATCCGTCTGCAGAAATAAGGCCAGAACAAGGGCTTTTAAAATTAAGAAAAGAGTTAGAGCTATATACAAACATCAGACCCGTAAAAGCTTACGAAACACTTTTAAATAAATCGCCTTTAAAGCGTAACATTATAGAAGGTACCGATATAAGCATTTACAGAGAACTTACTGGAGGTATTTATTTTGGAGAGCGTAAACTAAGTGATGATGGAAATACAGCTTCAGATTTATGCAAATATTCTCGTTTAGAAATTGAACGTATTGCTTATTTGGCTTTTAAAGCAGCACAATCTAGAAAAAACAAATTGACTTTAATAGATAAAGCTAATGTTTTAGAGAGCTCACGTTTATGGCGAAAAGTAGTTACAGAAATAGCTGAAGATTTTCCAGATGTAACTCTTAATTTCTTATTTGTAGATAATGCAGCAATGCAAATGATATTAAATCCAAAACAATTTGATGTGATTTTAACAGAGAATATGTTTGGGGATATTATTAGTGACGAAGCTAGTGTAATTGGTGGGTCAATTGGATTATTGGCGTCAGCTTCTGTAGGAGACCGTTATGCATTGTTCGAACCTATTCACGGATCATATCCTCAAGCAACAGGTAAAAATATTGCCAATCCCGTAGCTTCCATTCTGTCTGCAGCGATGTTGTTAGATCATTTCGAGTTATATAATGAAGCAGATATTATCAGAAAAGGAGTAGAAAAATCATTACAGTTACATATTACAACTCCCGATTTAAATACTGAAACAGATACGATAACCACAAGCAAAGTTGGTGATTTTATTGAAGATTTTATAAGTAATCCAGAAGATTCAAATCATAATTTTTTAAATATACATTTAGGAAAATCCACTATTATTTAG
- a CDS encoding threonine synthase, which yields MDYFSLNYNAPKVSFKEAVIKGLAPDKGLYFPSEINPLPKSFFDTIESLDNTSIAFEVIKQFVGNNIPSVDLKALIKDTLSFNFPIVKIEGNIVALELYHGPTMAFKDVGARFMARCLGYFNKNKFSREKITVLVATSGDTGGAVASGFLDVEGVEVVILYPSGKVSDIQEKQLTTLGKNITALEVNGTFDDCQSMVKEAFLDVDYNGVKTLTSANSINVARWLPQMFYFFFAYKELKSLNKKLVFSVPSGNYGNICAGMMAQKLGLPIHHFVAGTNINNVVPSYLETGKYNPKSSIQTISNAMDVGAPSNFIRIKHLYQNNIKLLQEHLSGYSYTDDDTIEGIKYLFETNNYISDPHGTIGYLALRDYLKDKENIQGVFLETAHPIKFLDVMPAKIADSLPIPSQISEIMSRSKRSIQIKNYKDLKEYLLQ from the coding sequence ATGGATTACTTTAGTTTAAATTATAATGCACCAAAAGTTTCCTTTAAAGAAGCTGTAATAAAAGGTCTAGCTCCAGATAAGGGATTGTATTTTCCGTCAGAAATTAACCCTTTGCCAAAATCATTTTTTGATACAATAGAAAGTCTAGATAATACCAGTATTGCTTTTGAAGTGATCAAACAATTCGTCGGAAATAATATCCCTTCAGTAGATTTAAAAGCACTAATAAAAGATACTCTTAGCTTTAATTTTCCGATTGTAAAAATTGAAGGGAATATTGTGGCTTTAGAACTGTATCATGGACCAACGATGGCTTTTAAAGATGTAGGTGCACGTTTTATGGCAAGATGTTTAGGATATTTTAATAAGAATAAATTTTCTCGAGAAAAAATTACAGTTTTAGTGGCTACCTCTGGAGATACAGGTGGAGCAGTAGCAAGCGGGTTTTTAGATGTTGAAGGAGTAGAAGTCGTTATTTTATACCCTAGTGGTAAAGTAAGTGACATACAAGAAAAACAACTGACCACTTTAGGGAAAAACATTACTGCCTTAGAAGTTAACGGAACCTTTGATGACTGCCAATCAATGGTGAAAGAAGCATTTTTAGATGTTGACTATAATGGCGTTAAAACCTTAACTTCTGCAAACTCAATAAATGTAGCGAGATGGTTGCCACAGATGTTTTATTTTTTCTTTGCTTATAAAGAATTGAAATCTTTAAATAAAAAATTAGTATTTTCAGTACCTAGTGGAAATTATGGTAATATTTGTGCTGGTATGATGGCACAAAAATTAGGATTACCAATACATCATTTTGTAGCTGGTACTAACATTAATAATGTAGTTCCTTCTTATTTGGAAACTGGAAAATATAACCCTAAATCATCTATACAAACAATATCTAATGCTATGGATGTAGGTGCACCTAGTAATTTTATTCGCATTAAACATCTGTATCAAAACAATATAAAATTGTTACAAGAACATCTTTCAGGATATAGTTATACAGATGATGATACGATAGAAGGAATTAAATATTTATTTGAAACAAATAATTATATTTCGGACCCACACGGAACTATTGGATACTTGGCTTTACGAGATTATTTAAAAGATAAAGAAAATATTCAAGGTGTGTTTTTAGAAACCGCTCATCCTATTAAGTTTTTAGATGTAATGCCTGCGAAAATAGCTGATAGTTTACCTATTCCTTCTCAAATTTCTGAAATCATGAGTCGTAGTAAAAGAAGTATTCAAATTAAAAATTATAAAGATTTAAAAGAATATTTACTTCAATAA
- a CDS encoding threonine dehydratase yields MEVKTTYYPTLSSVKESAKRLKGIASVTPLVKSLRYSEKYDCNVLFKREDLQQVRSYKIRGAYNKIASLLDAETKNGIICASAGNHAQGVALSCRLLKIKGVIYMPTPTPKQKIEQVKMFGENYVTIVLEGDTFDDSYQAAILECNKLGKAFVHPFNDVKIIEGQATVGLEIFNQTELPIDYIFVPVGGGGLASGLSTVFKQLSPETKIIGVEPEGAPSMSTSIKNNKNTKLNHIEKFVDGAAVKYVGDLNFEICKTNLDEMVTVSEGKVCQTILDLYNKDAIVVEPAGALSISILDEYAEEIKGKTIVCVVSGSNNDITRTAEIKERALLYAGLKHYFIIKFPQRAGALREFVVDILNQTDDITYFEYTKKTNRENGAAVVGLELKDAKNLESLIAKMKLHNFYGDYLNDKPDLFQFLV; encoded by the coding sequence ATGGAAGTAAAAACAACATATTACCCAACTTTAAGTTCTGTTAAAGAATCTGCCAAACGTTTAAAAGGAATTGCTTCTGTGACTCCTTTGGTTAAAAGCCTTAGGTATTCTGAAAAATATGATTGTAATGTATTGTTTAAACGTGAAGATTTGCAACAAGTACGATCGTATAAAATTAGAGGAGCATACAATAAAATAGCATCATTATTAGATGCTGAAACTAAAAATGGAATCATTTGTGCTAGTGCTGGAAATCATGCACAAGGAGTAGCTTTATCATGTAGATTGCTTAAAATTAAAGGAGTTATATATATGCCAACACCAACACCTAAACAGAAAATAGAGCAGGTGAAGATGTTTGGAGAAAACTATGTGACTATTGTACTAGAGGGAGATACATTTGATGATTCATATCAAGCAGCTATATTAGAGTGCAATAAATTAGGCAAAGCATTTGTTCATCCATTTAATGATGTAAAAATAATTGAAGGTCAAGCTACAGTAGGATTGGAAATTTTTAATCAAACTGAGTTGCCAATCGATTATATATTTGTGCCAGTTGGAGGAGGAGGTTTAGCATCAGGTTTAAGTACAGTTTTTAAACAGCTCTCTCCAGAAACGAAAATTATAGGAGTAGAACCAGAAGGGGCTCCTTCAATGTCGACATCTATAAAAAATAATAAAAATACTAAACTAAATCATATTGAAAAATTTGTAGATGGTGCTGCTGTGAAATATGTTGGAGATCTAAATTTCGAAATTTGTAAAACTAATTTAGATGAAATGGTTACTGTATCAGAAGGTAAAGTATGTCAAACCATTTTAGATCTTTATAATAAAGATGCTATTGTAGTTGAACCAGCTGGAGCATTAAGTATTTCGATTTTAGATGAGTATGCTGAAGAGATTAAGGGTAAAACTATTGTTTGTGTAGTTAGCGGGAGCAATAATGATATTACTCGTACTGCTGAAATTAAAGAACGAGCATTGCTATATGCAGGCTTAAAACATTATTTTATTATTAAATTTCCTCAGAGAGCTGGCGCACTAAGAGAGTTTGTAGTTGATATTTTAAATCAGACTGATGATATTACGTATTTTGAATATACAAAAAAAACAAATCGAGAAAATGGAGCAGCAGTTGTTGGTTTAGAATTAAAAGATGCTAAAAACTTAGAATCACTAATTGCAAAAATGAAACTCCATAATTTTTACGGAGATTATTTAAATGACAAACCAGATTTATTTCAATTTTTGGTTTAA
- a CDS encoding homoserine kinase encodes MKKITIFSPATVANISCGFDIMAFALENLGDEMIFCKNNSKKVTISKIEGADLPFNIDKNVAGFVAQKMLQDSQADFGVDIQIFKKYKPGSGLGSSAASSAGAAFAINKLLENKYSQLELVKFSKLGEEIACGSPIVDNVSAALNGGFVLIRSNSPLDIISIPTPEDLFVTIIHPQIELKTEEGRKMLPKEILLTDATTQWANVGGLISGLYCNDYNLIGRSLEDVIVEPIRKKLIPYFDEIKQIVINNGALGAGISGSGPSVFALSKGEKLANTIAEKMTDVYKNKNIEFNVYVSKIGKQGVRILN; translated from the coding sequence ATGAAAAAAATAACAATTTTTTCTCCAGCTACAGTTGCAAATATTTCCTGTGGTTTTGATATAATGGCATTTGCTTTAGAAAACTTAGGAGACGAAATGATTTTTTGTAAAAACAATTCGAAAAAAGTTACTATTTCTAAAATTGAAGGAGCTGATTTACCATTTAATATTGATAAAAATGTTGCTGGTTTTGTAGCTCAAAAAATGCTCCAAGACAGTCAAGCAGATTTTGGAGTAGATATCCAAATCTTTAAAAAATACAAACCAGGAAGTGGCTTAGGTAGTAGTGCAGCAAGTAGTGCTGGAGCTGCATTTGCAATAAATAAATTATTAGAGAATAAGTACTCTCAATTAGAACTAGTAAAGTTTTCAAAACTAGGAGAGGAAATTGCTTGTGGTTCGCCAATAGTAGATAATGTTTCTGCTGCACTTAATGGAGGCTTTGTATTAATAAGAAGTAATTCTCCTTTGGATATTATCTCTATTCCAACACCAGAAGATTTATTTGTTACTATAATTCATCCACAAATAGAACTTAAAACAGAAGAGGGACGTAAAATGCTTCCTAAAGAAATACTTTTGACAGATGCGACTACACAATGGGCAAATGTAGGAGGGTTAATTAGTGGTTTATATTGTAATGATTATAATTTAATAGGGAGATCTTTAGAGGATGTTATCGTGGAGCCTATTAGAAAAAAATTAATTCCTTATTTTGATGAGATAAAACAAATAGTGATAAATAATGGAGCTTTGGGTGCAGGAATTTCAGGATCTGGACCATCTGTTTTTGCATTATCTAAAGGCGAAAAATTGGCGAATACAATCGCAGAAAAAATGACAGATGTGTATAAAAATAAGAATATAGAATTTAATGTATACGTGTCTAAAATTGGCAAACAAGGAGTAAGAATACTTAATTAA
- a CDS encoding ketol-acid reductoisomerase, with protein sequence MTNYFNTLSLRQQLEQLGKCRFMNASEFEDGINVLKNKKIVIVGCGAQGLNQGLNMRDSGLDISYALRQAAIDEERPSYVNATSNKFKIGTYEELIPRADLVLNLTPDKQHTTVVMAIMPLMKQGATLSYSHGFNIVEEGMQIRKDITVIMVAPKCPGTEVREEYKRGFGVPTLIAVHPENDPENKGWAQAKAYAVATGGHKAGVLESSFIAEVKSDLMGEQTILCGVLQTGSILCFNKMIENGIPASYAAKLIQYGWETITEALKHGGITNMMDRLSNPAKIKAYQLSEELKTILRPLFETHMDNIISGHFSKTMMKDWENNDKDLLKWRTETGETTFERTNVTADHISEQEYFDNGLLLVAFVKSGVELAFETMINAGIIEDSAYYESLHELPLIANTIARKKLFEMNRVISDTAEYGCYLFNHACRPLLLEFMKTIDASTIGKPFSLFNTVDNLELITVNDAIRNHLIEKVGKRLRASMTAMKSIKATIKPESLVLA encoded by the coding sequence ATGACAAATTATTTTAATACACTATCATTAAGACAACAATTAGAACAGTTAGGAAAATGCAGATTTATGAATGCTTCAGAATTTGAAGATGGCATTAATGTACTAAAAAATAAAAAAATTGTTATTGTAGGCTGTGGTGCTCAAGGATTGAATCAAGGTTTAAATATGCGAGATTCTGGTTTAGATATCTCGTATGCTTTACGGCAAGCAGCAATAGATGAGGAACGACCTTCATATGTAAATGCGACTAGTAATAAATTTAAAATAGGTACATATGAAGAGTTAATACCTAGAGCAGATTTAGTGTTAAACTTAACGCCTGATAAACAGCATACTACTGTTGTAATGGCTATTATGCCATTAATGAAACAAGGAGCAACTTTAAGTTATTCGCATGGATTTAATATTGTTGAAGAAGGGATGCAGATTCGAAAAGATATTACAGTAATTATGGTGGCTCCAAAGTGCCCTGGTACTGAAGTAAGAGAAGAATATAAGCGTGGATTTGGAGTGCCTACATTAATTGCTGTACATCCAGAAAATGATCCTGAAAATAAGGGTTGGGCACAAGCAAAAGCTTATGCTGTAGCTACAGGAGGGCATAAAGCTGGTGTTTTAGAATCTTCTTTTATCGCTGAAGTAAAGTCAGATTTAATGGGAGAACAAACCATTTTATGTGGTGTATTGCAAACGGGATCTATTTTGTGTTTTAATAAAATGATAGAAAATGGAATTCCTGCGAGTTATGCAGCAAAATTGATTCAGTATGGATGGGAAACTATAACAGAAGCTTTAAAGCATGGCGGAATTACTAATATGATGGATAGACTATCTAATCCTGCAAAAATTAAAGCATATCAATTATCTGAAGAGTTAAAAACAATATTAAGACCATTGTTTGAAACACATATGGACAATATTATTTCCGGTCATTTTTCGAAAACAATGATGAAAGATTGGGAGAATAATGATAAAGATTTATTAAAATGGAGAACAGAAACAGGAGAAACAACATTTGAAAGAACAAATGTAACAGCCGATCATATTTCTGAACAAGAATATTTTGATAATGGATTGTTATTAGTAGCCTTTGTAAAGTCTGGAGTAGAGTTGGCTTTTGAAACGATGATAAATGCAGGGATAATTGAAGATTCAGCATATTATGAATCACTTCACGAATTGCCATTAATAGCAAATACCATAGCTAGAAAAAAGCTCTTTGAAATGAATCGAGTAATTTCTGATACGGCAGAATATGGGTGTTATTTATTTAACCACGCATGTAGACCATTGTTATTAGAATTCATGAAAACTATAGATGCAAGTACGATAGGAAAACCATTTTCATTATTTAATACGGTTGACAATTTAGAACTGATTACTGTCAATGATGCAATAAGAAATCATTTGATAGAAAAAGTTGGTAAACGTTTAAGAGCTTCGATGACAGCTATGAAATCAATAAAAGCAACAATTAAACCTGAGAGTTTAGTTTTAGCTTAA
- a CDS encoding bifunctional aspartate kinase/homoserine dehydrogenase I, protein MKVLKFGGTSVSSSDSIEKVISILQAKSENDAIVVVVSALGEVTDLLVRVGELANNKNDNYLEIYNEIREKHLSIALELYLSESSINRLNSYLEELRSILQGIYLINEFSNKTKDRILSFGELLSSFIISESLKNETSNSQLKDSRELILTDSNFTKAELLFEKTEKNIQDYFGLNSKQITVMPGFISRNKKGDTTTLGRDGSDYSAAIIAGALNASILEIWTDVNGMYTANPKIVKQAFPIAEISYEEAMELSHFGSKVLYPPAIKPVLDKNIPINIKNTFNAEALGTVVNKKVNSKHGPVKGISHLSDISLLTIEGAGISKISGISSRLFSALADKNINIILITQASSEYSICIAVVTKDAHMAKKVINSIFAYEISLNKINLVIVENDLAIIAIVGEKMKSHQGISGKMFSSLGENNINIRAIAQGASERNISAVIAAKNVKKALNILHHKFFEKQVQTLNLFIVGVGNVGKRLINQIQNQYQYLLDSLLIDLRVVGMSNSQKMIFNEEGVCLLNWEEQLKNGQSKNDDEWLSTVAKMNLRNSIFVDITANKDVAYSYGNYLSNSISVVACNKIACSSEFSRYQRYKELSRKYNASFLFETNVGAALPVIGTLNNLVNSGDKITSIKAVLSGSLNFIFNNFNSETSFYDVVKRAAKEGYTEPDPRIDLSGIDVARKILILARESDHQLNLEDIENETFLPKSCIEANTVDDFYQALKGETQYFKSLYEKNTQNNMQLKYVAEFNNGKAKVSLQQVNKNHPFYNLDGKDNIVLFCTARYVDQPLIIKGAGAGAEVTASGLFGDIISLAKK, encoded by the coding sequence ATGAAAGTATTAAAATTTGGTGGGACATCAGTCTCCAGTTCAGATTCTATAGAGAAAGTAATCTCTATCCTTCAAGCTAAAAGTGAAAACGATGCTATTGTTGTTGTAGTTTCTGCTTTAGGTGAAGTTACAGATTTGTTAGTTAGAGTAGGAGAGTTAGCTAATAATAAAAATGATAATTACCTTGAAATATATAATGAGATTCGTGAAAAGCATTTGTCTATAGCTTTAGAGTTATATCTTAGCGAATCTTCAATAAATAGACTTAATTCATATTTAGAAGAATTAAGAAGTATTTTGCAAGGAATATATTTAATTAATGAATTCTCAAATAAAACAAAGGATAGAATATTAAGTTTTGGAGAGTTATTATCGTCTTTTATTATTTCTGAAAGTTTAAAAAATGAAACCTCTAATTCACAATTAAAAGATAGTAGAGAGCTGATCTTAACAGATTCAAATTTTACTAAAGCCGAGTTATTATTTGAAAAAACTGAAAAGAACATTCAAGACTATTTTGGTTTAAACTCTAAACAGATAACAGTAATGCCAGGTTTTATTTCTAGAAATAAAAAAGGAGATACAACTACCTTGGGTAGAGATGGATCAGATTATAGTGCAGCTATAATTGCAGGAGCATTAAATGCTTCTATTTTAGAAATTTGGACAGATGTTAATGGAATGTATACTGCAAATCCAAAAATAGTTAAACAAGCATTTCCTATTGCAGAGATTTCATATGAAGAAGCCATGGAATTATCGCATTTTGGAAGTAAGGTACTTTATCCACCAGCAATTAAACCTGTTCTAGATAAAAATATTCCAATTAATATAAAAAATACATTTAATGCAGAGGCGTTAGGTACTGTGGTTAACAAAAAAGTTAATTCTAAACACGGACCAGTAAAAGGAATTAGTCATTTAAGTGATATTAGTTTATTGACTATAGAAGGAGCGGGCATATCTAAAATATCTGGAATCTCAAGTAGATTATTTAGTGCACTTGCAGATAAAAATATAAACATTATTTTAATAACTCAAGCATCATCAGAATACTCTATTTGTATAGCAGTTGTGACCAAAGACGCTCACATGGCTAAGAAAGTAATTAACTCGATTTTTGCATATGAGATTTCACTAAATAAAATTAACCTTGTTATTGTAGAAAATGATTTAGCGATTATAGCCATTGTGGGAGAAAAAATGAAAAGCCATCAAGGAATAAGTGGGAAAATGTTTAGTTCATTAGGAGAAAATAATATAAATATTCGCGCTATCGCACAAGGTGCTTCAGAGCGGAATATTTCTGCAGTTATTGCAGCAAAAAACGTAAAAAAAGCACTTAATATATTACATCATAAGTTTTTTGAAAAACAAGTTCAAACGCTAAACCTGTTTATTGTAGGTGTTGGAAATGTTGGTAAAAGATTAATTAATCAAATCCAAAATCAATATCAATATTTATTAGATAGTTTACTCATTGATCTTCGAGTGGTAGGAATGAGTAATTCACAAAAAATGATTTTTAATGAAGAAGGAGTATGTCTTTTAAACTGGGAAGAACAATTAAAAAATGGACAAAGTAAAAATGATGATGAATGGTTAAGTACCGTAGCAAAAATGAATTTACGCAATAGTATTTTTGTAGATATTACAGCAAATAAAGATGTTGCTTATAGTTATGGCAATTATTTAAGTAATAGTATTTCTGTTGTCGCTTGTAACAAAATTGCTTGTTCTTCAGAGTTTTCAAGATATCAACGTTATAAAGAATTATCTAGAAAATATAATGCTTCATTTTTATTTGAAACGAATGTTGGAGCCGCTTTACCTGTTATTGGAACACTTAATAACTTAGTTAATTCAGGAGATAAAATTACATCAATAAAAGCAGTGTTGTCAGGGAGTTTGAATTTTATATTTAACAATTTTAATTCTGAAACTAGTTTTTATGATGTCGTAAAAAGGGCAGCGAAAGAAGGATATACAGAACCAGACCCAAGAATTGATTTAAGTGGGATTGATGTGGCTCGTAAAATATTAATTCTTGCTCGCGAGAGCGACCATCAATTAAACCTTGAAGATATAGAAAATGAAACCTTTTTACCTAAATCTTGCATTGAAGCTAATACTGTAGATGATTTTTATCAAGCTTTAAAGGGAGAAACACAATATTTTAAATCATTATATGAGAAAAACACACAAAATAATATGCAACTTAAATATGTAGCAGAATTTAATAATGGAAAGGCAAAAGTAAGTCTGCAACAGGTAAATAAAAATCATCCGTTTTATAATTTGGATGGGAAAGATAATATTGTGTTATTTTGCACTGCTAGATATGTAGACCAACCTCTTATAATTAAAGGAGCTGGAGCTGGAGCAGAAGTAACGGCTTCTGGATTATTTGGAGATATTATAAGCTTAGCAAAAAAATAA
- the leuD gene encoding 3-isopropylmalate dehydratase small subunit, with the protein MEKFTTLTSKAVPLAIENIDTDQIIPARFLKATDRKGFGENVFRDWRYKKDGDINTEFILNNDRYSGNILVAGNNFGCGSSREHAAWALADYGFKVIVSSFYADIFKGNALNNGLLPVEVSSGFLSVLLETITLNPDTHIKVDLEAQKISISDTLSESFEIDTYKKTCLINGYDDIDYLLSKTSEIEIFETNKTY; encoded by the coding sequence ATGGAAAAATTTACAACGCTAACCTCTAAAGCAGTACCATTAGCCATTGAAAATATAGATACTGATCAAATTATTCCTGCTCGATTTTTAAAAGCTACAGATCGAAAAGGGTTTGGTGAAAATGTCTTTAGAGATTGGAGATATAAAAAGGATGGTGATATAAACACTGAATTCATACTAAACAACGATCGTTATTCTGGAAACATTTTAGTAGCTGGTAATAATTTTGGTTGTGGTTCTAGTAGAGAACATGCAGCATGGGCATTAGCTGATTATGGGTTTAAAGTTATCGTTTCTAGCTTTTATGCAGATATCTTTAAAGGAAATGCTTTAAATAATGGGTTATTACCCGTAGAAGTGTCTTCAGGTTTTTTAAGTGTACTTTTAGAAACCATAACTTTAAATCCGGATACTCATATTAAAGTTGATTTAGAAGCTCAAAAAATTTCAATTTCTGATACTTTATCAGAATCATTTGAAATTGACACTTATAAAAAAACTTGTTTAATTAATGGTTATGATGACATTGATTATTTGCTAAGTAAAACATCAGAAATTGAAATTTTTGAAACCAATAAAACTTATTAA